DNA from Deltaproteobacteria bacterium:
CCCGCGTCAGTCCTTCAAGCGCCCTGTTCACCATCTTCCGTATCGCTCGCAACGGATGGTCTGCTGGCACTCGCGCTTCCGGCGACACATAACTGAACATCCCTTCCTGACGCGGATCTGTTCCTCTCATCGCTTACTCCAACTCGATACGAATATGATACTTACTGTTATCCGCGTCAGGCGGAGTTTCTCAACAACCTGCTAGCCGCCCTTCCGTGCCCGGACTCGATGTAGTCCCTGCAGGCCTCTCCCAGTCTCGGAAGGGAACCCGCCTCGGCACGCTTCCCCGCGGGATCCTCGCCCCCGGCCACCCGCCCCAGAAGCTCCTGGGCCAGCCGCCGCGCCTAGTCCGGGGTGACCCGCCGGGCGCGGCCCACCACCACCCGCTTGTTGGGCGCCTTGCGACCGCCGCTGCCCACGCGGTAGTTCACAAGGTAGGACTTCCGGTCCGAGGGGTGGACGCGAACGCCAAAGCCCGAGATGTCGCCGTCCCAGACGACCCTCTCGCGTTCGGAGGGAACGAGCGCGTCAACGACGGCGTGAGCGGACGCCGGGGGATTGAGGTGGACGCGCATCTGCGACGAATAGCGCCGCGCGGGCATGTCGACATGTTCGTTGCCAGCATGAAATTGATGAACATGGATTTCAGGATCTCGTATCTGCAATCCTCGGTCCGACGGAGTTGGTTGAATGCCATGCCCCGCCCAGCCCCGGAACACACCCGCCTGCAATCGCGATTCGGGGTCAGGCATTCCGGTCGACGGCTATCAGCAAGGGTGGGAGGAGCAGGAGATCGGCGAGCAGCGCGAAGCCGATGGTGAGCGCGAGCAGAAGCCCGAGCATCCAGCTGATCACGAATCCCGACGTGGCGAACACCAGGAAGCCCAGCCCCAGGATCATGGTCGTGGTGAACAGCGCGCGACCCACCGCACGAAAGGCGGCGCGCACCGCCCCGGACGCGGAAAGGCCCTCGCCGCGCGCCTTCAGGTACCGGCTCATGAGGTGAATCGTGTCATCGACGACGATGCCGAAGGAGATGGCGGTCACCAGGGATCCGGCGTTCCCCACCTCGCCGTAGAGATAGCCCCAGACGCCGAAGGCCATGGCCGCGGGGATGAAGTTGGGCACGAAGCTCAAGAGGCCGAGGCGTACGCTCCTGAAAATCCCCATCAGGAGCAGCGAGATGAGGGCCACGGCGCTGGCCGTGCCCCACAACATGCTCTTGATGTTCCGTATCGCCAGGTAGGCGGAGACGAGGCTGATCCCCGCTCCCTCGGTCGCGAGGCCGGGCGCGTTGGCGCGGAGCCAATCCTGCCCGCGCGCGTCGAGCCTGCGCTGCTGCTCGGAATTCAGGCCGCGCATCGTGACGGTCATGCGCGTGGCGGATCTGGCGACGTCGATGCGGTTGTTGAGGTCGCTGCCGAAGGGGACCGACAGTTCGTAGAGCAGCAGGTACTGCGCGGCAAGCTCGGCGTCTTCGGGCAGCCGGTGGAAGGCCGGATCGTCGCCGTGCATGTTCTTGTTGAGGCGCTTCATGATGTCGGTGAACGCCTGGACGTGCGCCACTTCCGGCTGGGCGCGGTACCATTCGGCGAAGGCGTCCACCTTGCGCAGATAGTCGGGATCGGTGACGCCGCCCTCGTACCCCGCGCTCAGGGAGTATTCCAGGTTTTCCACACCTGTCAGGTTCTCGATGACGAAGTCCGTGTCGCGCCGGAACTCGTAACGCTCATCCAGATACTTCAACCAGTTGTCCGTGAGCTCGATGCGGGGCACGCCGGTGATCAGGGCGACGGCCACCGCGCCCACGGACCACAGCAGGAGCGTGCGGCGGGCGACGACGAAGGCGCCCAGGCGATCGAAAAAGGTGGAGGCCCCGGCGCCTCCGGGACGCGCGCGCAACGGCAGGACCAGCAGCAGCGCCGGCAGCAGCGTCATGGAATACACGTAGGCCGACAGCATGCCGAACGCCACGAGATTGCCCAGGACCCGGAAAGGCGGAGAGTCGGAGAAGTTCAGGCTGAGGAACCCGATGACCGTTGTGGCCGTCGTAAGGAACACCGGCCAGGCGTTGTCACGCAGCGATTCGACGACCGCCGTGTCCCGGTCCAGGCCCTGCCCCGTGCCGGACGCGGCCGTCGAGATGATGTGGACCGAGTGCGCGATGGCGAGCGTCATGATGATGATGGGAACGCCCGAGTTGGCGGCGTTGAGCACCGCGCCGCTCCAGCCGATCATGCCCATGGTCGAGCCGATGACGAAGCCAAGCACGGCAACGAGGGCCAGCGTGCCGACCAGGGAGCCCAGCAGGACGCCGGCGACGGACACGATGACGAGGAACGCGGCCGGCGCGAGGATCCGCATATCGTCGTCGAGCGCCTCGGTCATGACGCGGTTCAGCAGGACATCGCCGGTCAGGTGATAGGCGATGTCCGGATGGTCCGACCGGGCCTCGTCCAGGAGGCCGCGGAGATAGTCGGACACCTCGATCATTGCGGCGTCCGAGTGGTCGGGCAAGGCAAAGCTGATGACCAGCCCGGCAACCCGCCCGTCGCGGGAGACGAGACGGCCCGCGACGCTGACTTCGTTCAACGCAATCCTCTTGATCCGCGCGAGGTCGTCATCGCCGAGCGATCCGGCGCCGTCCACGAGCCGCTCGACCTTCAAGTCGTCCCCGGCCGCCTCGCTGTGGTTGTAGTTCGTGAGGGAATCGACCCGAGCGGACCACGGCACGCGCCACGCGGCCTCGGTCAACTCCTCGACAGCGCCCAGCGCCTCGCGGGTGAACACCGATCCCCGCTTGGGCGCGACTGCGATCACCGCCGCATGGGTCGCCGTGTAGGTGTCCTCCAGGGCGTCGAATGCAACGAGTTGAGGACTGTTCTCGTCGATGTTGTCGCGCCAGTCGTTGGAGACGGTGATGAAATGGGTGCCGGCTGTCAGAACCACCACGGCCGCAACAGCCGACGCGAGGACCGGCCATCGGTGGCGCAACATGAACGCGGCGTAGCGATCCAGAGATAGGGAGGTCATGGGATGCCGGCAGCAAACTGAATCATGATGGTTCTTTTCCGCTACCGGACAGCCGTTGCCTGTGCCGAGGATCCGGGCCGCATATCCGCCACCCCCGGTCCAACTCTGCGATGTGGTGCTGCTGGACCGCCTCAGCCTTCCAAAGCCTGGTTGAGGGTGACTTGGGGAAATAGGTGACTTCAGCGTTCCTCAGTGCTCGCTTGCCCTACCCGGTCGGCCCGGTCACCCTCGACTACTGTATCGTCCCGGTGCGGTTCGACCATCTACTGTAGACCTTCATCCCTTCCCCGGTGAGGGTAACAAGGTGGTAGGTCCTGCCTCCAACTGCATTCCCAGAGCAACCCCGATGCTGAAGCATCATAAAGTCCACCAATTGGTCGAACCGAGGCAGGTTCTCGGGACGAACTTGAATATCGACAGGCTTGAAGTCGCGGTCGGCCAGCTGGTCGCCTACCTCGTAGAAGTAGTCGGACAGAGCACAAAAGTAATCCCAGGTATCGAGAAAGTCCTTGAGAACCAGATCGGCCTTGGCCATGTTCTGAATCCTTCTTGCCGCGCTCGCAGTCGATCAAGTGGACATCACTTGGGTAATCGCCATGCGTCGAAAATGGCTTTGGGGCGTAATCGGCCTCGCGCGAATTGCCCGATTCATGGCTTCCTCCGTTCCTTGAACCTGATCCAACCCCGGCCCGTGAGGCAGACACGGACCACTGGCCCGGGGTTCCGCATCACGTAGCCCGTGGACTCGACCAGCCCTAGCGTCACCAACTCGTCAAGGATCTCCAAGGTGTCCGTGTCCACACTGAAGGTCGTCCTGTGGCGAGGTTCGGCCACTCGCGCGCCGATGGCCCTCAGCAGGTCTCTTTCGGCTTCCGTCATGACGCGGGCGCTCTCACGGGGACATGGACCCGCAGCCGGGTCAGCGCGGCGAGCGCCGGCTCAAGGCTCACGCTACCCGGGTCGCTCTCGCCCGGTTCCCTTTTCCGGAACGGGTCCATGGCGATGGAGCCCCTTGCCCCGGTCACCGATGCGGCCTGCGGGGCTGTCCTCCCTGATTCAGGAATTCCCGCGCCCTGCGAAGACAGACTTCGTTCCGAGCGCCTCTCGAATCATCCGGATACCATACCTCAAATTGTATATCTTGTGGGTGCTTTATTTGTTATATTCAGTGTATCTTCTGTGTATCTTGGCGAAGGTTCGCCTTTCGTATCCTCCAACCGACTCCCGCCAGGCGGCAGGCCGGTTCCAGTCGGGGGCGGGCAGGTTCGATGAAGAAGAGCAACAAACCGGTCCGCGGGGCCGAGGCGCTGCGCGAGCGCACCTCCCGCCTGAGCGCGGCCATCCTGCGCATCAGCGCAAGCCTCGACGTGGGGGCCGTGCTG
Protein-coding regions in this window:
- a CDS encoding IS5/IS1182 family transposase; translated protein: MRGTDPRQEGMFSYVSPEARVPADHPLRAIRKMVNRALEGLTR
- a CDS encoding MMPL family transporter, translated to MTSLSLDRYAAFMLRHRWPVLASAVAAVVVLTAGTHFITVSNDWRDNIDENSPQLVAFDALEDTYTATHAAVIAVAPKRGSVFTREALGAVEELTEAAWRVPWSARVDSLTNYNHSEAAGDDLKVERLVDGAGSLGDDDLARIKRIALNEVSVAGRLVSRDGRVAGLVISFALPDHSDAAMIEVSDYLRGLLDEARSDHPDIAYHLTGDVLLNRVMTEALDDDMRILAPAAFLVIVSVAGVLLGSLVGTLALVAVLGFVIGSTMGMIGWSGAVLNAANSGVPIIIMTLAIAHSVHIISTAASGTGQGLDRDTAVVESLRDNAWPVFLTTATTVIGFLSLNFSDSPPFRVLGNLVAFGMLSAYVYSMTLLPALLLVLPLRARPGGAGASTFFDRLGAFVVARRTLLLWSVGAVAVALITGVPRIELTDNWLKYLDERYEFRRDTDFVIENLTGVENLEYSLSAGYEGGVTDPDYLRKVDAFAEWYRAQPEVAHVQAFTDIMKRLNKNMHGDDPAFHRLPEDAELAAQYLLLYELSVPFGSDLNNRIDVARSATRMTVTMRGLNSEQQRRLDARGQDWLRANAPGLATEGAGISLVSAYLAIRNIKSMLWGTASAVALISLLLMGIFRSVRLGLLSFVPNFIPAAMAFGVWGYLYGEVGNAGSLVTAISFGIVVDDTIHLMSRYLKARGEGLSASGAVRAAFRAVGRALFTTTMILGLGFLVFATSGFVISWMLGLLLALTIGFALLADLLLLPPLLIAVDRNA